In Myxocyprinus asiaticus isolate MX2 ecotype Aquarium Trade chromosome 32, UBuf_Myxa_2, whole genome shotgun sequence, one genomic interval encodes:
- the sema4gb gene encoding semaphorin-4G — protein MRHTKQPNIMLVVLGCLIAVIWSFPFGPVLDLDVTPRTTVHVNGLLGCNRFQGAAVNSSTLLLEDGPGLLYVGAREAIYALDTSNISATSNTLSLEWAASAEQKRQCLSKGKNNQTECYNHVRFLDRYNDTHLYTCGTHAFRPRCAYIDVARFTFVHYEEGKEKCPYDPTKGFTGFIIDNEMYSASQYEFHSTPDIRRNFPFPNLKTDDSPARWLLEADFVGSAFLRESINSSIGDDDKLYFFFTERNIEPTAYSSQTKVARVARVCKGDIGGQRTLQRKWTSFLKARLVCSIPDYELYFNVLRSVYVVEAANVHDSVFYGVFAIEWRNVKMSAVCQYSLRDVQTAFDGPYMELQDSKWREYTGKVPDPRPGSCITDQHRALLINSSRDLPDNILNFARRHPLMARQIQPLGGRPLLLQRSADYTKIAVIQVAGLDGLIYDMLFIGTDEGWLHRAVKIRDHVHIIEELQLFEDKQPINNMAISQKQNSIYVSAPSGLAQVPLSSCERYTSCYDCVFAQDPLCGWDGRVCAEISSYSNRSSLVQDIQMGSRGCTNITSDGFVMHRTRAVMAGDDVLLQCEIRSNLASPHWTLNGQQLQGYGVEFGYRTGNDGLLIIGAQNQQSGHYRCYAVENGVWVPVRSYIVRVQPVLPPATHLSASPTALPESFFTTETVQTPSPSRGPVEQLLSPPPAPLPSGPEFQTYKHMEAMYISLVAVLGGLCLVLTVVLLYVSFCARSTPNTRKYSQQGISVTTATGRKRSSHFELKTISSHCNGQTEGRSRGASRDGEFLQIVSGDTQSTPSKEPPPAPPLPMPPPLPSSEYANGLSATLPSVLRKMNGNSYVLLQQTDSEMTSPLYHSFTEELNRILEKRKHTQLDMEPDESSV, from the exons GCCTATTGGGCTGTAATCGTTTCCAGGGGGCAGCAGTGAACTCCAGCACACTGTTGTTGGAAGATGGTCCAGGGTTACTGTATGTAGGGGCCAGGGAAGCCATTTATGCACTGGACACATCTAATATCTCTGCCACCAGTAACACTCTCTCT CTGGAATGGGCAGCATCTGCTGAACAGAAGAGACAGTGCCTGAGCAAAGGGAAGAACAATCAG ACGGAATGTTACAATCATGTGCGGTTCCTGGACAGATATAACGACACTCACCTGTACACCTGTGGGACTCATGCCTTCAGACCACGCTGTGCTTACATA GATGTGGCACGCTTCACCTTTGTGCATTATGAGGAGGGAAAAGAGAAATGTCCCTATGATCCTACAAAGGGCTTTACTGGATTTATAATTG ATAATGAGATGTACTCTGCTTCCCAGTATGAGTTTCATAGTACCCCTGATATTCGACGCAACTTTCCCTTCCCCAACTTGAAGACGGACGATTCTCCAGCAAGATGGCTGCTGG AGGCAGATTTTGTCGGCTCAGCGTTTCTCAGAGAGAGTATCAACAGCTCTATAGGGGATGATGACAAGCTCTACTTCTTCTTCACGGAGAGGAACATAGAACCGACTGCTTATTCCAGCCAGACCAAAGTGGCCAGGGTGGCCCGTGTGTGTAAG GGGGACATTGGGGGTCAAAGGACTCTACAGAGGAAGTGGACGTCCTTTCTCAAGGCCAGGTTGGTGTGTTCCATTCCTGATTATGAGCTTTACTTCAACGTCCTGCGCAGCGTTTATGTCGTCGAGGCGGCCAACGTACACGACAGCGTCTTTTATGGCGTGTTTGCAATTGAGTG GAGAAATGTTAAAATGTCTGCAGTGTGTCAGTACTCCCTCAGAGATGTCCAGACAGCTTTTGATGGGCCTTACATGGAGCTACAGGACTCTAAATGGAGGGAATACACTGGAAAAGTTCCAGATCCAAGGCCTGGCTCG TGTATAACCGATCAGCATCGTGCTCTGCTTATAAATTCCTCTCGGGATCTCCCTGACAACATACTGAATTTTGCTCGAAGACACCCTCTAATGGCCAGGCAGATCCAGCCGCTTGGAGGACGGCCACTTTTGCTCCAGAGAAGTGCAGACTACACCAAGATTGCTGTAATTCAAGTTGCAGGGTTGGATGGACTCATCTATGACATGCTCTTCATTGGAACAG ATGAGGGCTGGTTACACAGGGCAGTAAAGATCAGGGACCATGTGCACATCATTGAGGAACTTCAGCTGTTTGAGGATAAACAACCAATCAATAACATGGCAATATCACAAAAACAG AACAGTATCTATGTGAGTGCCCCCTCTGGACTGGCTCAAGTACCTCTGTCATCCTGCGAGCGCTACACCTCCTGTTATGACTGTGTGTTTGCACAAGATCCACTTTGTGGCTGGGATGGAAGGGTGTGTGCTGAGATATCATCCTACTCTAACAG GTCCAGTCTAGTCCAGGACATACAGATGGGGAGCAGAGGCTGTACAAACATTACAAGTGATG GTTTTGTCATGCACCGGACACGTGCGGTGATGGCTGGAGATGATGTGCTTTTGCAGTGTGAGATTCGCTCCAACCTGGCCTCCCCTCATTGGACACTGAACGGTCAGCAGCTTCAGGGATATGGTGTGGAGTTCGGCTACCGTACTGGCAATGACGGTCTCCTAATCATTGGGGCTCAGAACCAGCAGAGCGGACACTACCGCTGTTACGCAGTGGAAAACGGTGTTTGGGTTCCTGTCCGCAGCTATATTGTGAGAGTGCAACCCGTACTGCCTCCTGCAACACATCTGTCAGCAAGCCCAACGGCTCTACCTGAGAGTTTCTTCACCACTGAAACTGTACAAACTCCAAGCCCTTCCAGAGGTCCTGTTGAGCAGCTCCTGTCCCCTCCACCTGCCCCGTTACCCTCTGGACCAGAGTTCCAGACCTATAAACACATGGAGGCCATGTATATCTCTCTGGTGGCTGTTCTTGGTGGGCTTTGTCTAGTTCTAACAGTGGTCTTGCTTTATGTGAGCTTCTGTGCACGTAGCACTCCTAACACCAGGAAGTACTCTCAACAAGGTATTTCAGTAACTACAGCAACCGGACGAAAAAGGAGCTCGCACTTTGAGCTTAAAACAATCTCAAGCCATTGCAATGGCCAAACAGAGGGGCGGAGCAGAGGCGCGTCAAGGGACGGCGAGTTTCTACAGATTGTTTCAGGAGACACCCAGTCCACACCCAGTAAGGAGCCTCCACCTGCACCACCACTTCCAATGCCTCCGCCCCTCCCATCTTCAGAATATGCCAACGGACTGTCGGCTACGTTACCCAGTGTGCTGAGAAAGATGAACGGGAACAGCTACGTGCTCCTGCAGCAGACAGACTCAGAGATGACGTCGCCACTTTACCACTCATTTACAGAGGAGCTCAATAGGATCCTGGAGAAAAGGAAGCATACACAGCTGGACATGGAACCAGATGAGAGCTCAGTGTAG